A single genomic interval of Daucus carota subsp. sativus chromosome 1, DH1 v3.0, whole genome shotgun sequence harbors:
- the LOC135150753 gene encoding LOW QUALITY PROTEIN: uncharacterized protein LOC135150753 (The sequence of the model RefSeq protein was modified relative to this genomic sequence to represent the inferred CDS: inserted 4 bases in 2 codons; deleted 1 base in 1 codon; substituted 1 base at 1 genomic stop codon) encodes MSSGTVNFPAILVTVTCNPRRCVRTPLSGRERKDLSEQPPRFRTQESTFPYEHSIGRLRVRRGSLLCLHTRLPFSESSAGPPTTSLRPEGFIAQKRXGTQGLLPKREAQRMSDAKPRTSLRSYWHTLPKKKEQTPLKTRVRYNKAISAHRPSHGAVRGRYRSYSSQPASXVSLPLQGMEVWMNRIKXRNSVFLFSNNTVDQDENESGNPGHTHPGAYALLWRGGFL; translated from the exons ATGTCGTCGGGTACTGTTAACTTCCCCGCCATTCTTGTAACTGTCACCTGTAATCCGCGCAGGTGTGTCCGCACCCCCCTGAGTGGACGAGAAAGAAAGGATTTATCGGAGCAACCCCCCAGGTTCCGGACCCAGGAGTCAACTTTCCCGTATGAGCATTCG ATAGGTCGTCTGAGGGTTCGCCGCGGTTCATTGCTGTGCTTACACACCAGGCTACCCTTTTCCGAAAGCTCCGCGGGACCACCTACCACTAGTCTTCGGCCGGAGGGGTTTATTGCACAAAAACG CGGGACGCAGGGGCTGCTCCCGAAGAGGGAAGCCCAACGAATGTCAGATGCAAAGCCCCGCACCTCATTAAGATCATATTGGCATACTCTCCCAAAAAAGAAAGAGCAGACCCCATTGAAGACGAGAGTGAGGTACAACAAGGCCATTTCTGCCCACCGCCCTTCTCACGGAGCCGTACGTGGACGTTACCGCTCATACAGCTCCCAGCCAGCAAG AGTTAGCCTTCCTCTACAAGGAATGGAAGTGTGGATGAATCGA ATCAAATAGAGGAATTCGGTTTTTCTTTTCAGCAATAAC acGGTGGATCAGGACGAGAATGAATCCGGGAATCCAGGACATACTCATCCTGGAGCTTATGCTCTCCTCTGGAGAGGGGGTTTTTTATAG